Sequence from the Williamwhitmania taraxaci genome:
TTCGGTATTCCACTTGCAGCTGTTATGGTTTATGGTTTTCTTGGTTTATCCAAGCGAAAAACTCAATTAAATCATGAGCCTGTTTACGGTATTGCAATTATTGTTGAGAAATACAAAGGTCCGAAGTCAAGGGGTTCTATAAGGTATACCTTTGTAAATAATGGTAAGGTTTATGAGGGACATGGTCGGTATTTGCCGCATCTTGAAATAGTTAACATTGGGGATACCTGCGAAATGGTTTATGCTCGAACGAATCCAAAAAACTCCAGGCTTTTAGAGGATGAGAATGGGCTTTTAAAAATAAGGCGTAAAAAGATTAACTATTTTAAAGAATGGAAAAAATACATCGAGGTTGTAGATAGTGTGTCAAAGTAACCCCGATAGCTCGGACAAATAGCACTGTTCGAACGGAACTACTGTAAGGATGGTGGACGATGTTAGCCATAATGAAATGGGTATTTTTTAAATGAGATGTGGGCATTATGCCTGCATCTCTTTTTTTGTGGGGTTGGGTGGGGTTACTCGACCCCTCTAAATCTCCCCTGAGAGGGGAGACTTGTGCGCTTGTATAGATTTGTGTTGGATACTAGCTAGTCCGGGTGCAACTACTACGCGGCGGCAAATTAGCCGCACCGCACTACTTGCCAGTGCCGAAATAATCGCTAAGTTTGTGGTATGGCAAGCAATGGCACGAAAACATTCACCCGCACCGTGGGCCTCAAGGAGTATGAGCTTAAGGACCACCTGGGCAACGTGCGTGCCGTGGTAAGCGATACCAAGAGCGGCTCGGCCCCCACCTTCTACGACGCCCTAGCCTCTGGCACCTACCACTACTACCCATTTGGTATGGCCATGCCCGGCCTAGGCTCGGTGAGCGGCCAAAACGCTTACCGCTACGGCTACAACGGCAAGGAAAAGGATGCCGATATGAAGGGTAGCGACGCTACCTACGACTACGGCTTCCGCATTTACGATGCCCGCATTGCCAAGTTCCTTAGCGTCGATCCGCTGACGAAGAGCTATCCTTGGTATACACCATATCAGTTTGCAGGGAATACGCCAATTATGGCTATTGATCTTGATGGTTTAGAGCCATATCCTGCTATTTGTCGCCAATGGGCGAGTAATTCTAGGTTGAAAACACAAGGATTACTTACTAATGAGGACATAAAGGTTATTGATAACAGAAATGCTAAAATTGCACTTGGTGGGTTGGTTAATGTTGGATTGTTTTTTGGTGGTGTTGTTGCTGCCCCTTATGTTGCTGCCGAATTTTCTTTGCTTGCTGAAACCTCGTGGGGCAGTTTACCTATCGTGAGTAACTATATTACTGGATTTGGAGAAGCAAGTTTAAGT
This genomic interval carries:
- a CDS encoding RHS repeat domain-containing protein, producing MASNGTKTFTRTVGLKEYELKDHLGNVRAVVSDTKSGSAPTFYDALASGTYHYYPFGMAMPGLGSVSGQNAYRYGYNGKEKDADMKGSDATYDYGFRIYDARIAKFLSVDPLTKSYPWYTPYQFAGNTPIMAIDLDGLEPYPAICRQWASNSRLKTQGLLTNEDIKVIDNRNAKIALGGLVNVGLFFGGVVAAPYVAAEFSLLAETSWGSLPIVSNYITGFGEASLSAGLFDAGGQFAANTFSNRIGTGNWNILESAKDVNLNSSFLSTINPSNLMVNGFASSLINISAKSLMSDQKVSVGTPSQILFGTFGELGFGKYESFFSGSVNKS